Proteins found in one Microbacterium sp. LWS13-1.2 genomic segment:
- the tsaE gene encoding tRNA (adenosine(37)-N6)-threonylcarbamoyltransferase complex ATPase subunit type 1 TsaE, protein MSEGIDALVGAREITSPDAMEALGEEMGRMLRPGDMVVLTGPLGAGKTTLTRGIGRGLDVRGPIQSPTFVLARTHPSLVGGTPLVHVDAYRLGSAAELDDLDIDFDGSVVIVEWGRGLVDGIRDHWWEVELDREWHGRGQDDACYGVAHEAELDADAPRLVKISRHGAPTTLEG, encoded by the coding sequence ATGAGCGAGGGGATCGACGCACTCGTCGGCGCGCGTGAGATCACCTCGCCCGACGCCATGGAGGCGCTGGGCGAAGAAATGGGACGGATGCTGCGCCCCGGCGACATGGTGGTCCTCACCGGACCGCTCGGCGCAGGCAAGACCACGCTCACGCGGGGTATCGGCCGGGGACTGGACGTGCGAGGTCCCATCCAGAGCCCGACGTTCGTGCTTGCGCGCACGCACCCGTCGCTCGTCGGCGGTACGCCCCTCGTACACGTCGACGCCTACCGGCTGGGCTCGGCCGCCGAACTGGACGACCTCGACATCGACTTCGACGGTTCCGTCGTGATCGTCGAGTGGGGGAGGGGTCTCGTCGACGGCATCCGCGACCACTGGTGGGAGGTGGAGCTCGACCGTGAATGGCACGGGCGTGGGCAGGACGACGCGTGCTACGGCGTCGCCCACGAGGCAGAGCTCGATGCCGACGCACCCCGCCTCGTGAAGATCTCGCGCCACGGCGCGCCGACTACCCTGGAAGGGTGA
- the alr gene encoding alanine racemase, with protein sequence MSRLPAGTLREATIDVGAIEDNVRHLRRLTGSEVIAVVKADGYGHGAVRSALAALAGGATRLGVADITEALALRRAGIDAPIVAWLHAPGADFAEAAARGIELGISSLDQLQRAAAAASADRPVGVHLKLETGLSRNGIAPEDYRVVFAEAARLERIGRVRVYALFSHLSNASAEDDRAALRAFEEGIGVAASLGLAPPLRHLAATHAAIDLPESRLGCVRIGIGIYGLSPFADRTSADLGLRPAMTLRGAVAAVRRVPAGKGVSYGYDYRPERDTTLALVPLGYADGVPRQASGAGPVVIGGRRFTVAGRIAMDQFVVDVGDAPVAVGDEAVLFGDPTLGAPAATEWADAAGTINYEIVTRIGPRVARRQVAE encoded by the coding sequence ATGAGCCGTCTGCCCGCCGGGACGCTCCGCGAGGCGACGATCGACGTCGGCGCCATCGAGGACAACGTGCGGCACCTGCGCCGGCTCACCGGCTCGGAGGTCATCGCCGTCGTCAAGGCCGACGGCTACGGGCACGGGGCGGTGCGCTCGGCGCTCGCGGCGCTCGCGGGCGGCGCGACGCGGCTGGGCGTCGCCGACATCACCGAGGCTCTCGCACTCCGCCGCGCCGGCATCGACGCGCCGATCGTCGCGTGGCTGCACGCTCCCGGCGCCGACTTCGCCGAGGCGGCCGCACGCGGCATCGAGCTCGGCATCTCGAGCCTCGACCAGCTGCAGAGAGCCGCGGCGGCAGCATCCGCCGACCGTCCTGTCGGAGTGCACCTCAAGCTCGAGACCGGGCTGTCGCGCAACGGCATCGCGCCCGAGGACTACCGCGTGGTGTTCGCCGAGGCCGCGCGGCTCGAGCGGATCGGCCGGGTGCGCGTCTACGCCCTGTTCAGCCACCTGTCGAACGCTTCGGCGGAGGACGACCGCGCGGCCCTGCGCGCGTTCGAGGAGGGCATCGGCGTCGCGGCCTCGCTCGGACTCGCGCCGCCGCTGCGGCATCTCGCCGCGACGCACGCCGCGATCGACCTGCCCGAGTCGCGCCTCGGGTGCGTGCGGATCGGCATCGGGATCTACGGACTCTCGCCGTTCGCCGATCGGACGTCGGCCGACCTCGGCCTGCGCCCTGCGATGACCCTGCGCGGTGCGGTCGCCGCGGTGCGCCGCGTGCCCGCCGGCAAGGGCGTGTCGTACGGGTACGACTACCGCCCTGAGCGCGACACGACCCTTGCCCTGGTACCGCTCGGCTACGCCGACGGTGTGCCCCGGCAGGCGTCGGGGGCGGGTCCCGTCGTGATCGGCGGGCGCAGGTTCACCGTCGCCGGCCGGATCGCCATGGATCAGTTCGTCGTCGACGTCGGCGATGCGCCCGTTGCCGTGGGGGACGAGGCGGTGCTCTTCGGCGATCCCACCCTGGGGGCACCAGCCGCGACGGAATGGGCGGATGCCGCGGGCACGATCAATTACGAGATCGTCACGCGCATCGGCCCTCGGGTCGCCCGGCGGCAGGTCGCGGAATGA
- the glmS gene encoding glutamine--fructose-6-phosphate transaminase (isomerizing), with protein sequence MCGIVGYVGPRQSQAVLISGLSRLEYRGYDSAGIAVIDANGDLGMRKRAGKLKVLRDDLAAHPLADGTTGIGHTRWATHGGPTDGNAHPHLADDDKLAVIHNGIIENFSELKDELLADGFTFRSETDTEVAAVLLGREYDRSGDLVEAFRAVVSRLEGAFTLLAMHQEQPGLVVGARRNSPLVIGLGDGENFLGSDVAAFVEHTRNALAIGQDQIVAITPGAVTVTDFSGNAVEVEPFEVTWDAAAAEKGGWSSFMAKEVSEEPDAVANTLRGRIRDGEVVIPELDGLDELFRGISRIIVIACGTAAYAGQVGKYAIEQWTRIPVDVELAHEFRYRDPVIGADTLVVSISQSGETMDTLMAVKYARERGAKTLSICNTQGATIPRESDAIVYTHAGPEVAVASTKAFVAQITALYLMGLHIGRVRGAIAPADAADHVRELEAIPGKITQILEREQPRIEQFAHWMADTRSVLFLGRHVGYPIALEGALKLKELAYIHAEGFAAGELKHGPIALIEPGQPVFVIVPSPRKSAEMHKKVISSIEEIRARGARVIAIAEEGDAAVLPKADEVLRIPLAGPFFEPLLAVVPLHIFAMGLATAKGLDVDQPRNLAKSVTVE encoded by the coding sequence ATGTGTGGAATCGTCGGATACGTGGGCCCGCGGCAGAGCCAGGCCGTCCTGATCTCAGGCCTCTCACGGCTCGAGTACCGCGGCTACGACTCGGCGGGCATCGCCGTGATCGACGCGAACGGCGACCTCGGCATGCGCAAGCGTGCGGGCAAGCTCAAGGTGCTCCGCGACGACCTCGCCGCGCACCCGCTCGCCGACGGCACCACCGGCATCGGCCACACCCGCTGGGCGACGCACGGCGGCCCCACCGACGGCAACGCCCACCCGCACCTCGCCGACGACGACAAGCTCGCCGTCATCCACAACGGCATCATCGAGAACTTCTCCGAGCTCAAGGACGAGCTCCTCGCGGACGGCTTCACCTTCCGCAGCGAGACCGACACCGAGGTCGCCGCCGTCCTGCTCGGCCGCGAGTACGACCGGTCGGGCGATCTCGTCGAGGCCTTCCGCGCCGTCGTCTCGCGACTGGAGGGCGCGTTCACCCTGCTCGCGATGCACCAGGAGCAGCCGGGCCTCGTCGTCGGTGCACGCCGCAACTCGCCCCTCGTGATCGGGCTGGGTGACGGTGAGAACTTCCTCGGCTCGGACGTCGCCGCCTTCGTCGAGCACACGCGCAACGCCCTCGCGATCGGCCAGGACCAGATCGTCGCGATCACCCCCGGGGCCGTCACCGTCACCGACTTCTCGGGTAACGCCGTCGAGGTCGAGCCCTTCGAGGTGACGTGGGATGCTGCTGCCGCCGAGAAGGGCGGCTGGTCGTCGTTCATGGCCAAGGAGGTCTCGGAAGAGCCGGATGCCGTGGCGAACACGCTGCGCGGCCGCATCCGCGACGGCGAGGTCGTCATCCCCGAGCTCGACGGCCTCGACGAGCTGTTCCGCGGCATCTCGCGCATCATCGTGATCGCGTGCGGCACGGCCGCCTACGCCGGCCAGGTCGGCAAGTACGCGATCGAGCAGTGGACCCGCATCCCGGTCGACGTCGAGCTCGCCCATGAGTTCCGCTACCGCGATCCGGTGATCGGAGCGGACACCCTCGTCGTCTCGATCAGCCAGTCGGGCGAGACGATGGACACGCTCATGGCGGTCAAGTACGCGCGCGAGCGCGGCGCGAAGACGCTCTCGATCTGCAACACGCAGGGCGCCACCATCCCTCGCGAGTCCGACGCCATCGTCTACACGCACGCCGGTCCCGAGGTCGCCGTCGCCTCCACCAAGGCATTCGTCGCGCAGATCACCGCGCTGTACCTCATGGGGCTGCACATCGGACGTGTCCGCGGCGCGATCGCGCCGGCGGACGCGGCCGACCACGTTCGCGAGCTCGAGGCGATCCCGGGCAAGATCACGCAGATCCTCGAGCGCGAACAGCCCCGCATCGAGCAGTTCGCCCACTGGATGGCCGACACCCGCTCGGTGCTGTTCCTCGGCCGCCACGTCGGCTACCCCATCGCACTCGAAGGCGCGCTCAAGCTCAAGGAGCTCGCGTACATCCACGCCGAGGGATTCGCCGCCGGCGAGCTCAAGCACGGACCCATCGCCCTCATCGAGCCCGGCCAGCCCGTGTTCGTCATCGTGCCGTCGCCACGCAAGTCGGCCGAGATGCACAAGAAGGTCATCTCAAGCATCGAGGAGATCCGCGCGCGCGGCGCTCGGGTCATCGCGATCGCGGAGGAGGGCGACGCCGCGGTGCTGCCCAAGGCCGACGAAGTGCTGCGCATCCCGCTCGCCGGACCCTTCTTCGAGCCGCTCCTGGCCGTCGTGCCGCTGCACATCTTCGCGATGGGCCTCGCCACGGCCAAGGGACTCGACGTCGATCAGCCCCGCAACCTCGCCAAGTCGGTCACGGTCGAGTAG
- a CDS encoding carbohydrate kinase: MSTDAAPHVVVVGESLVDIVHRAGGAVDEAPGGSPANVALTLGRLGRAPILVTRLAEDDRGRGVRRWLEQSGVAVDAVAAPRTSTATAVLDASGAATYTFDLEWDLGGEVARLAEDVFGSADLVHVGSVGAVLEPGAGQVAALVRAVHGRVIITYDPNIRPSLVRDPQAVRARVDELIGIADVVKTSDEDVQWLHPGRDAIAVAREWVIRGPGLVVVTRGAEGAVAVTADAEVVVPAVSTDVVDTVGAGDTFMGALIDGLLAREAGPGLRTPGGGIRPDELEALLGRSAEAAAITVSRPGADPPRREELLARIA; encoded by the coding sequence ATGAGCACGGATGCCGCGCCGCACGTCGTCGTGGTCGGCGAGTCCCTGGTCGATATCGTGCACCGCGCCGGCGGGGCGGTCGACGAGGCGCCGGGCGGCAGCCCCGCGAACGTCGCGCTGACGCTCGGACGCCTCGGCCGCGCTCCGATCCTCGTCACGCGACTCGCCGAGGACGACCGGGGACGCGGTGTGCGGCGCTGGCTCGAGCAGTCCGGGGTGGCCGTCGACGCCGTCGCCGCCCCGCGGACGTCGACCGCCACCGCGGTGCTGGACGCGAGCGGGGCCGCGACGTACACGTTCGATCTGGAGTGGGATCTCGGCGGCGAGGTCGCACGACTCGCAGAGGACGTGTTCGGCTCGGCCGACCTCGTGCACGTCGGCTCGGTCGGCGCCGTCCTCGAGCCCGGCGCCGGCCAGGTCGCCGCACTCGTGCGCGCGGTGCACGGCCGCGTGATCATCACGTACGACCCCAATATCCGCCCATCGCTGGTCCGCGACCCGCAGGCGGTCCGCGCCCGCGTGGACGAGCTCATCGGCATCGCCGATGTCGTGAAGACCAGCGACGAGGACGTGCAGTGGCTGCACCCGGGTCGGGATGCGATCGCGGTGGCGCGTGAGTGGGTGATCCGCGGCCCTGGCCTGGTCGTGGTCACGCGCGGCGCCGAAGGAGCGGTCGCGGTGACGGCGGACGCCGAGGTCGTGGTTCCCGCCGTGTCGACCGACGTCGTCGACACGGTGGGCGCCGGCGACACCTTCATGGGCGCCCTCATCGACGGCCTTCTCGCTCGCGAGGCGGGCCCCGGGTTGCGGACGCCGGGCGGCGGCATCCGTCCCGACGAACTCGAGGCGCTGCTGGGCCGCTCCGCCGAGGCCGCCGCCATCACCGTGTCGCGACCGGGCGCCGACCCGCCGCGGCGGGAGGAGCTGCTCGCGCGGATCGCGTGA
- the tsaB gene encoding tRNA (adenosine(37)-N6)-threonylcarbamoyltransferase complex dimerization subunit type 1 TsaB, which translates to MILGIDTSLGSAVAVVEPDGVIRSEAASLDPRGHAEVIGTLLERALAEASVSPSDITHVAAGMGPGPFTGLRVGIAAARTFALGRGVPVIPVVSHDAVALELLLHSALTADWGSVGGYENPDDDTFAVVTDARRREFAYTLYRGLDDDGLPIRVAEPALVPRDDLDAALAQAAAERRDADRIPAAMLALAAARSLAAGRSIGSVDALYLRAPDVTLPHAPKRVNVAASAERSGDRAPSHSQRDDA; encoded by the coding sequence GTGATCCTCGGCATCGACACGTCGCTCGGCTCCGCAGTGGCGGTGGTCGAGCCCGACGGCGTCATCCGGTCCGAGGCCGCCAGCCTCGATCCGCGTGGGCACGCCGAGGTCATCGGCACCCTGCTGGAGCGGGCGCTGGCCGAGGCATCCGTCAGCCCTTCGGACATCACGCATGTCGCCGCCGGAATGGGACCGGGACCGTTCACCGGGCTGCGCGTCGGCATCGCGGCGGCACGGACGTTCGCCCTCGGCCGGGGCGTGCCCGTCATTCCCGTCGTGAGCCATGACGCCGTCGCGCTGGAGCTGCTCCTGCACAGCGCCCTCACGGCCGACTGGGGTTCGGTCGGCGGCTACGAGAATCCCGACGACGATACCTTCGCGGTCGTGACCGACGCGCGCCGGCGCGAGTTCGCGTACACGCTCTACCGCGGACTCGACGACGACGGGCTTCCGATCCGCGTGGCCGAGCCGGCGCTCGTCCCCCGCGACGACCTCGATGCGGCGCTCGCGCAGGCGGCGGCCGAACGCCGCGACGCCGACCGCATCCCCGCCGCGATGCTCGCGCTCGCCGCGGCACGCTCTCTCGCCGCCGGGCGGAGCATCGGCTCGGTCGACGCGCTGTACCTGCGAGCGCCCGACGTCACGCTGCCGCACGCACCGAAGCGGGTCAACGTCGCCGCATCCGCCGAACGATCAGGCGACCGGGCGCCGTCCCATTCACAGCGGGACGACGCATGA
- a CDS encoding glycosyl hydrolase family 32, producing the protein MFDLPGSWVWDFWFADDGDRYHLFFLYASRALHDPDARHHRAAIGHAVSTDLVEWTQVADALVHGDAPAFDELATWTGSVVRHPDGTWFLFYTGASLAADGRNVQRIGYATSSDLLGWTKADGPVLEAREPWYEKLASGAWHDEAFRDPWVFADPDGDGWHMLLTARAPEGPVAGRGVVGHAWSPDLRTWELRAPLTVPSEHGFGQLEVLQAEVVEGQPVLIFSCLAEHATDARRDAGGGTWAVPAKSLLGPFDVDAAYPVTDERLYVGRLLRRRSDGQWLLFAFRNAGEDGAFVGGVTDPMPVEWRGGRLVQGATEAVASA; encoded by the coding sequence TTGTTCGACCTCCCCGGCTCCTGGGTATGGGACTTCTGGTTCGCCGACGACGGCGACCGCTATCACCTGTTCTTCCTCTACGCCTCGCGCGCGCTCCATGATCCGGATGCCCGCCACCACCGCGCGGCGATCGGCCACGCGGTCTCGACCGACCTCGTCGAGTGGACGCAGGTCGCCGACGCGCTCGTGCACGGCGATGCCCCGGCCTTCGACGAGCTCGCCACTTGGACAGGCTCGGTGGTGCGGCATCCGGACGGGACGTGGTTCCTGTTCTACACAGGTGCCTCGCTCGCCGCCGACGGCCGGAATGTGCAGCGGATCGGCTACGCCACGTCGTCCGACCTGCTCGGCTGGACCAAGGCAGACGGGCCGGTGCTCGAAGCACGCGAGCCCTGGTACGAGAAGCTCGCGAGCGGCGCCTGGCACGATGAGGCCTTCCGCGACCCCTGGGTGTTCGCCGACCCGGACGGCGACGGGTGGCACATGCTGCTCACCGCTCGCGCGCCCGAGGGGCCCGTCGCCGGCCGGGGCGTGGTGGGTCACGCCTGGTCGCCCGACCTGCGCACGTGGGAGCTGCGCGCGCCGCTGACCGTGCCGAGCGAGCACGGGTTCGGGCAGCTGGAGGTGCTGCAGGCCGAGGTCGTCGAGGGGCAGCCGGTGCTGATCTTCTCGTGCCTCGCCGAACACGCCACCGACGCGCGGCGCGACGCCGGCGGAGGCACATGGGCGGTGCCGGCGAAGAGCCTGCTCGGCCCGTTCGACGTGGATGCCGCGTACCCCGTGACGGACGAGCGGCTCTACGTCGGGCGTCTGCTGCGACGCCGCTCGGACGGCCAGTGGCTCCTCTTCGCCTTCCGGAACGCCGGCGAGGATGGGGCGTTCGTCGGGGGCGTCACCGATCCCATGCCCGTGGAGTGGCGCGGAGGGCGGCTCGTGCAAGGCGCCACCGAGGCAGTGGCGAGCGCCTGA
- a CDS encoding Ppx/GppA phosphatase family protein, translating to MRLGVLDIGSNTVHLLVADVRPGGRPLATTSQRTVLRLMRYLAPDGSITDEGVTALVAAVSEARKVAAAERVDELLATATSAVREAKNGPEVIALIEEALGQPLQVLGGETEARYTFLAVRRWFGWAAGQILLFDIGGGSLEIAAGPDELPEAAASVPLGAGRMTIQFLPDDPPGEAAVEQLRAHARSTLAPVAASFGRLARPDHVVGSSKAIRSLAKLVGYPAPGWSGIERMLLPRAALGSWIPRLARIPGSARQELPGITPDRTFQIVAGAVVLHEAMRALDVDELEVSPWALREGVLLRYIESLSWSAPSA from the coding sequence GTGCGCCTCGGAGTCCTCGACATCGGCTCGAACACCGTCCACCTGCTGGTCGCCGATGTCCGCCCCGGCGGCCGGCCGCTCGCGACGACGAGCCAGCGCACGGTGCTGCGCCTCATGCGCTACCTGGCTCCTGACGGCTCGATCACCGACGAGGGCGTCACGGCGCTCGTCGCCGCGGTGAGCGAGGCGCGAAAGGTCGCCGCGGCCGAACGCGTCGACGAGCTGCTCGCGACGGCGACCTCGGCCGTCCGCGAGGCGAAGAACGGCCCCGAGGTCATCGCGCTCATCGAGGAGGCGCTGGGCCAGCCGCTGCAGGTGCTGGGCGGCGAGACCGAGGCGCGGTACACGTTCCTGGCCGTCCGCCGCTGGTTCGGCTGGGCCGCGGGGCAGATCCTCCTCTTCGACATCGGCGGCGGCTCGCTCGAGATCGCCGCGGGGCCGGACGAGCTGCCCGAGGCGGCGGCATCCGTCCCCCTCGGCGCCGGCCGCATGACGATCCAGTTCCTTCCCGACGACCCACCGGGCGAGGCGGCGGTCGAGCAGCTCCGCGCGCACGCGCGGTCGACGCTCGCGCCGGTCGCCGCGTCGTTCGGCAGACTGGCCCGCCCCGATCACGTGGTCGGCTCGTCGAAGGCGATCCGCTCGCTCGCGAAGCTGGTCGGCTACCCCGCTCCCGGCTGGTCGGGGATCGAACGGATGCTGCTCCCCCGCGCAGCGCTCGGCTCGTGGATTCCTCGGCTCGCGCGCATCCCCGGGTCGGCCCGGCAGGAGCTGCCGGGGATCACTCCCGACCGGACGTTCCAGATCGTCGCCGGTGCGGTCGTGCTGCACGAGGCGATGCGCGCCCTCGACGTCGACGAGCTCGAGGTCTCGCCGTGGGCGCTGCGCGAGGGCGTGCTGCTGCGCTACATCGAGTCGCTCAGCTGGAGCGCGCCGTCGGCGTGA
- the coaA gene encoding type I pantothenate kinase, with the protein MSADEATAYDLGAVTPILSLYREIDRADWARLAAGLTQPLSETEIVQIRGLGDRLDMAEVAQVYVPLSRLLSLYAESTKRLGAEESAFLGEADTTTPFIVGVAGSVAVGKSTIARLLRELTSRWPGTPRVELVTTDGFLYPNAELERRGLMDRKGFPESYDRRALVSFLTEVKSGAPEVRAPFYSHMRYDIVPDAVVTVRRPDIVIVEGLNVLQPPPTPNDVAVSDLFDFSIFVDADAGHIAQWYVDRFLALRRAAFSNPNSFFNVFAHLSDEEAVDRALGYWNTINLPNLQENVLPTRHRADLVLQKGADHTVETVLLRKL; encoded by the coding sequence ATGTCCGCCGACGAAGCCACCGCCTACGACCTGGGGGCGGTCACCCCCATCCTCTCGCTGTATCGCGAGATCGATCGAGCGGACTGGGCGCGGCTCGCGGCCGGTCTGACGCAGCCGCTGAGCGAGACCGAGATCGTGCAGATCCGCGGCCTCGGCGACCGCCTCGACATGGCCGAGGTCGCACAGGTGTACGTACCGCTGTCGCGGCTGCTGTCGCTGTATGCCGAATCGACCAAGCGGCTGGGCGCCGAGGAGTCCGCGTTCCTCGGCGAGGCCGACACCACGACGCCGTTCATCGTCGGGGTGGCCGGCTCGGTCGCGGTCGGCAAGTCCACGATCGCGCGTCTGCTGCGCGAGCTCACGAGCCGCTGGCCCGGCACGCCCCGCGTGGAGCTCGTCACGACCGACGGCTTCCTCTACCCGAACGCCGAACTCGAGCGACGCGGCCTCATGGACCGCAAGGGCTTCCCCGAGTCGTACGACCGCCGGGCGCTGGTGTCATTCCTCACCGAGGTGAAGAGCGGCGCCCCCGAGGTACGCGCACCTTTCTATTCGCACATGCGATACGACATCGTCCCCGACGCCGTCGTCACCGTGCGTCGCCCCGACATCGTCATCGTCGAGGGCCTGAATGTGCTGCAGCCGCCACCCACGCCCAACGACGTCGCGGTGAGTGACCTGTTCGACTTCTCGATCTTCGTGGACGCGGATGCCGGGCACATCGCCCAGTGGTACGTCGACCGCTTCCTCGCCCTGCGCCGCGCCGCCTTCAGCAACCCGAACTCGTTCTTCAACGTCTTCGCGCACCTCTCCGATGAGGAGGCCGTGGATCGGGCGCTCGGCTACTGGAACACCATCAATCTGCCGAACCTGCAGGAGAACGTGCTTCCGACGCGCCACCGCGCCGACCTCGTACTGCAGAAGGGCGCCGACCACACCGTCGAGACGGTGCTCCTCCGCAAGCTTTGA
- a CDS encoding GH32 C-terminal domain-containing protein, with translation MTMVSDAGRGRVRLAAGALAVIGIGVAGGLVGGSQADAARAADPDDEHRAQYHFTVPDHWKNDPQRPVYVDGRFHYYYLYNGDYNADPTANFGTEWRLATSYDGVVFADQGVAAPKKTNANYDLWSGSAVVDHANTAGFGAGAVVMLVTQMDHPTLAQQANASGPQAQFLWYSTDGGRNFQPSGEAPVIPNEGRADFRDPKVVWDAERGRWVALIAERDRVSFYTSPDLKTWSRVWEYVNPGIGTIECPDLFQIRADDGSLTWVFGVSANGYATNEPATFAYWTGSFDGTSFAFDQAAPQWLDHGFDWYGAVTWEDPAAPLDRRYAVGWMNNWDYAHSTPTWASDGFNGTDSITREIRLKRYGSTFSLVSQPVAALANIATTRADLGDVTVDGFLPLAYEGDAYQVEADVTWQTASNIGLQLRRSADGTRHADVGVTETYAYLNRGQTGYPAGTWKSESRTPFSNDDGRVHLRILVDRTTIEVFVDDGRYVHSSQVFAPPGDDGIALYSAGGPATFHDLTITEFGSVVQRPAQLIGGIEGATWGAGWTAAGSFAAAAPSASSLVGQVGAHVADTFAGGGDPATGAITSPPFTVDRNFLHFLVGGGDHPLGVEPATSVQLLVDGQPVRTATGEDSARLRPVEWDVREFAGRTAQIQILDDATGEWGHLMVDQFLLSD, from the coding sequence ATGACGATGGTGTCAGACGCAGGACGAGGGCGGGTGCGGCTGGCCGCCGGTGCGCTCGCTGTGATCGGTATCGGCGTGGCAGGCGGACTGGTGGGCGGATCGCAGGCGGACGCGGCCCGGGCTGCCGACCCGGATGACGAGCACCGCGCGCAGTACCACTTCACGGTGCCGGACCACTGGAAGAACGACCCGCAGCGGCCGGTCTACGTCGACGGCAGATTCCACTACTACTACCTCTACAACGGCGACTACAACGCCGATCCGACGGCGAACTTCGGCACGGAGTGGCGGCTGGCGACCTCCTACGACGGCGTCGTCTTCGCCGATCAGGGCGTCGCTGCGCCCAAGAAGACCAATGCCAACTACGACCTCTGGTCGGGTTCCGCGGTCGTCGATCACGCGAACACCGCCGGGTTCGGCGCGGGCGCGGTGGTGATGCTCGTCACGCAGATGGATCATCCGACCCTCGCCCAGCAGGCGAACGCGTCCGGCCCGCAGGCGCAGTTCCTCTGGTACTCGACGGACGGCGGCCGGAACTTCCAGCCGTCCGGCGAGGCGCCCGTCATCCCCAACGAAGGCCGGGCGGACTTCCGCGATCCGAAGGTCGTCTGGGATGCCGAGCGGGGCCGCTGGGTGGCGCTGATCGCGGAGCGTGATCGCGTGAGCTTCTACACCTCGCCGGATCTGAAGACCTGGTCGCGGGTGTGGGAGTACGTGAACCCGGGCATCGGCACCATCGAATGCCCGGACCTCTTCCAGATCCGGGCCGACGACGGTTCCCTCACGTGGGTGTTCGGCGTCAGCGCGAACGGGTACGCGACGAACGAGCCGGCGACCTTCGCGTACTGGACGGGCTCGTTCGACGGCACGTCGTTCGCCTTCGACCAGGCAGCTCCGCAATGGCTCGATCACGGGTTCGACTGGTACGGGGCGGTGACCTGGGAGGACCCGGCGGCGCCGCTGGACCGCCGGTACGCCGTCGGCTGGATGAACAACTGGGACTACGCGCACTCGACGCCGACGTGGGCATCCGACGGGTTCAACGGCACCGACTCCATCACGCGCGAGATCCGGCTCAAGCGCTACGGGTCGACCTTCAGCCTGGTCTCCCAGCCGGTCGCCGCACTGGCGAACATCGCCACGACGCGCGCCGACCTCGGCGACGTCACCGTCGACGGGTTCCTGCCCCTCGCGTACGAGGGGGACGCCTACCAGGTGGAGGCGGACGTGACATGGCAGACCGCATCCAACATCGGGCTGCAGCTGCGACGATCCGCCGACGGGACCCGGCACGCCGACGTCGGTGTGACGGAGACCTACGCGTACCTCAACCGCGGCCAGACCGGCTACCCGGCGGGCACCTGGAAGTCCGAGAGCCGCACGCCCTTCTCGAACGACGACGGCCGCGTGCACCTGCGGATACTCGTGGACCGGACCACCATCGAGGTCTTCGTCGACGACGGCCGCTACGTGCACTCGAGTCAGGTGTTCGCGCCCCCGGGCGACGACGGCATCGCACTCTACTCGGCGGGCGGGCCGGCCACGTTCCACGACCTGACGATCACGGAGTTCGGCAGCGTCGTACAGCGGCCGGCGCAGCTCATCGGCGGCATCGAAGGGGCCACGTGGGGAGCGGGGTGGACGGCGGCCGGCAGCTTCGCGGCGGCCGCTCCCTCAGCCTCGAGCCTGGTAGGACAGGTCGGGGCGCACGTCGCCGACACCTTCGCGGGAGGGGGAGACCCGGCGACCGGCGCGATCACCTCGCCGCCCTTCACCGTCGACCGGAACTTCCTCCACTTCCTGGTCGGCGGTGGCGATCATCCGCTGGGCGTGGAGCCCGCGACATCGGTGCAGCTGCTCGTCGACGGTCAGCCCGTTCGCACCGCGACCGGCGAGGACTCGGCGCGGCTGCGCCCGGTGGAGTGGGACGTGAGGGAGTTCGCCGGACGGACGGCGCAGATCCAGATCCTCGACGATGCCACGGGCGAGTGGGGACACCTGATGGTGGATCAGTTCCTCCTCAGCGATTGA